In Bacillus sp. (in: firmicutes), the DNA window AAAGTGCGAACGCACAACAAAAAGAGCAGCTTCATCGGATGCGTTTGCAGCTACAGCAACTTCAAAATGACATGATTCTTCTCGATCATGATCGGTAAAGGAGGACTTGATTTGAAAAAACGTTCCAAGCAAAACAACCCTGAACAAAAAACAAGAAACGAATTTCGAAATTTAAATACTGAATTTGGTCAAGAATACAACCCTGTTCAGCAATCGAAAAAACGGTATGATCAAT includes these proteins:
- a CDS encoding glycogen biosynthesis protein GlgD, which encodes MKKRSKQNNPEQKTRNEFRNLNTEFGQEYNPVQQSKKRYDQSSQPIKSKQRNEQPYE